A genomic window from Cricetulus griseus strain 17A/GY chromosome 4, alternate assembly CriGri-PICRH-1.0, whole genome shotgun sequence includes:
- the Cggbp1 gene encoding CGG triplet repeat-binding protein 1 → MERFVVTAPPARNRSKTALYVTPLDRVTEFGGELHEDGGKLFCTSCNVVLNHVRKSAISDHLKSKTHTKRKAEFEEQNVRKKQRPLTASLQCNSTAQTEKVSVIQDFVKMCLEANIPLEKADHPAVRAFLSRHVKNGGSIPKSDQLRRAYLPDGYENENQLLNSQDC, encoded by the coding sequence ATGGAACGTTTTGTAGTAACAGCACCACCTGCTCGGAACCGTTCTAAGACTGCTCTGTATGTGACCCCTCTGGACCGAGTCACTGAATTTGGAGGTGAGCTTCATGAAGATGGGGGAAAACTCTTCTGCACTTCTTGCAATGTGGTTCTGAATCATGTTCGCAAGTCTGCCATTAGTGACCACCTCAAATCAAAGACTCACACCAAGAGGAAGGCAGAATTTGAAGAGCAGAATgtgagaaagaagcagaggcCGCTTACTGCATCTCTTCAGTGCAACAGTACTGCGCAAACAGAGAAAGTCAGTGTTATCCAGGACTTTGTGAAAATGTGCCTGGAAGCCAACATCCCCCTGGAGAAGGCTGATCACCCAGCAGTCCGAGCATTCCTGTCTCGACATGTGAAGAACGGAGGATCCATACCTAAGTCAGACCAGCTGAGGAGAGCCTATCTGCCTGATGGATATGAGAATGAAAATCAGCTCCTCAACTCACAAGATTGTTGA